atttttttagcaaactattcattgagaaaaaaatgttcctgtgaactaacagaaatgaattgaccatatgattttgacttggaaaattttgaaacaggtaatcacgatatcagtttaaaataaaaacaaaaaaggcaagcgtgtgtaaaagactttgttttttcccgtttccctagcaacgaattcgaatatgatgaaacctattcgtgtcgagggggcgttcggtgctatgcggttgctattcggtaccgaattcaaaccgaatcatcgtttcacacttatcggaatttgccgaaaacgaaacgaaccgaaccgaaccaaaagtgtgtgaaagtagcctctcgctagcaacgaattgaaacctgatggaatttattagagtcaagtgggcgttcggttctatgcggtttccattcggtaccgaattcaaacctaATTACCGTTttacacttatcggaatttgccgaaaacgaaacgaaccgaatgagtgtgaaactagccttacaTTGAAATACATCTATCTCAACCTCCCTCTCCCTCTATCACTACCCTAAGAATCCCCATGTGTCTTATACTTGCCTGAGATATGGCTGAAATTGTGAATGGCTGTGTTGCAGGTACTACAGAGTATTGGAACTGGCAAATGGCGGTGACGTGCGCCCATTCATGCGATTCATTGCCGAGTGCACCGAGAAGACTCTCGACCTCTTCCTGTGGGCAACGGCCGAGTTTGCGCATGAAGTGCCCGCCCTCTCGCACAACCCCCACAACATCATTATTGACGACTAATTGCAGTCACCGTTTTATTGATGACTAATTGTAGTCAACGTTTTATCGACGACTAGTAGTTTTATTTTATCAACACTATTGTGTTGACGTCTTTCAAGTTTTATCgagaaaatgttttttcaattctgTTGAGTTGAGGGTCTTTTGATTTTCATGTTGTGATACCGCTCCTTAATCGCATATATTATGTACCTGATCTACTTTAAGCTTGGTTTATCTTTAtattaaagataaatattgtttgataatatattgaCACTTGATCAACCAAACTAATATTACAGTATCATTTGTTTCGGTTAGTTGAAACAAGAGAGTTAAGTATTGATGTTTATTATTCACGTTAGAGTTTCTGTAAAGGATTTTATACAGAGATGAAATGAAGAGTTTAAGATGTGTCTAATGAGAGGTGTGTAAATCtattcaattgattttatttaaccGATTTAGTCTAAATCTACAATTTCTAATGAAAGTGTAAAATGAGAGGTGTGTCGTAAAATGATGTTTTATAGATTTTGATGTTTAGTGCAGAGTTGAAAGCAGTATTTTATGTATTGTAGGATGATGCAAGCGTTTTACTTATGTGAGTGAGTAATGAGATGAGATTATGACCAATGAACTACCAAGAGCTTGGTAGGATTTGAACCCATGACTCAGTTCTTTGACTTCAGTTTATCGAGATTAAAAAAACTATGTCGCTTAATCGACTGAGCTATTGTAGTACGGTACACAAATATGTGGTGTTTTACTTACCGGAACTTTTTCTATAAGGAATATATTAAATAGATACTAAAAGACAGAAAATGGTTTTATTTTATGTCTAGGAATGCCAGTTTCATCTATTTCGACTCACATGTGAAATTGAATGAGACACTATGAGTAGCCTAAGGTATATTAAAATTGACCATTTTGGGAAAGTCAGTTTTcagttataaaatattttatatttataattgcataggtatgtttataaaaaatgcgattttattgaaaactttataCAGTATTTGTGTGTTAAACTGTatatagtttgaaattattttttggtGAAATCGATAACTTTAGCCAAAGATCTGTAACATAACGATAATGGTTTCAATTTCGTCATCTACTATGTAAAACTacagaataataatgatgatacagtattatgatCAACCTATCAACACAATTAAGCTGGATTCCCGCATATCAGTGAACATATTCTTCCCATAAGATCTAACGGGTCTATTCCTATTAAGACGAGTGGAAATAGTTCCATTACAActcatgaaaataatattttcactgagcACTGATTTGACAACTTTGTTAGGTTAAGAATTGCAACAAATACCCTTCAGCTCTAATAGAAGTCTTCTCGGATTTATTGAAATTCGTTGAACTCATTGCATTTTTGgatgaaattcaattctttGGTGTTGAATACTCTGTCGTACTGTTCCAGGAAAGAAGCTTTACTCTGAAAAGAGATGTTCAGAACTTGTGTAAATCCTATTTTCCATGCGCCTATTTAATGCGTTTTCAATCACAGTAGAGTTCATACATAATCAGTTATTTTCATTAAGAAAACCTTAACGTCCTATtaggaaattcaattttctattaaGGCTCATGTCTTTTATATAGtgtaaaaatattaaatcagaAGAGTAGGTCTATACTAAACATTTTTAACACTAATGCCTACCAAAATTGGGAAATAAATTTTTCCTTTGTATTTCAATCCTACGTGATATTCTGGCTATACCCATTCTTATATCATCTCTATTGACTTTTCAAGGATgcataaaattcaattaaatctattatacagatggaaattaatgagatattgcaattattcaaatgctatgaatctattattattattacacgaaaatctaaattaaatgttgtaattcaccccgaagacttcccgggctgacaaatagtttttgaatagtagcgctcatcgaatttccttctagctgtttaccctgttgtcaatatttactgtagcagaagtcttcgaggtgaattacagcatttaatttggattttcgtttaataataattgaaactattatcttctcttataaaataatttttctcttgaTTATTCTATTTTGCTAGTCTCTTAAATTAGTAAATCGACTAtatgtttctaaaaaaaataaggaactaaatttatcattattatagctttattgttttaattttaatcagcttttatagttttaattaaatttctattctatttttataaacatatgagTTCAATACAACTTCATTTATATTGTAACGAGAGATTACAAAATCCATATTGGTACCAGTACATGACTGTACAGGGGTTGAATAATAGAATGCTTTTCCATGATTCTTACCCGTATGGTTTATtgtattgaaagaataaattttattttcattccgaACTACTGTTGAAAATACAAACTTCGTGTACACTGGGTGAAAATATTCGCCATTTCAGAGAGTTGgcaataatattgtatccagAGTGGGTGTAAATCATTAACATTCTTGAAATATGTATCTTTATAGTTATGATGATTTTAAATCAGTCATCATAAAATATAAAGAACCTTCTCTcgattatttcaatatattcttcataagcatttcaaataaataagctaATACTTTCCAAACGCTTACAATAAGCTAAGTTTTTTTGGCATCTTTATtcacataaattatattaaatgaatttaaattgatCCTGAATTCAAATTCGTATTAGTGTAATGCTCGTGTATCATTTTAGATTCCCTAAAAAAATATGTGATGAATTGagaaatgttgaaaattatttactgttattcaatactgctttgtattatattatttactcTATTATTGTAGGCTACTCGTATTTAAACGCTGTTGAATATTTAagtcataaataaagaactgtgatacatgaaaaatataattatttctgaCTAAATCTCCATGCCTAAATCAATCATGCCTGAATGATTAGAATTTATACagttaattttgttttcatatctatatttttttcagGAATAGCTCAGAGAGAAATTACTCTTACATTACAAGTGTgtcagaaaaatattaataatctttcacattaatttatacTTTATCATAGTactatatttctataaaaacacttcacttacatTGGCTactttttatcaaattaataaaaccaatgaaaaatcttgtagtacctaccctttatttcaaagtttttaaaaaataaagggtactacaagatttttatattgtttttattaattagtatatttttatagaatagaatgatattttttattattcatgatgaTCATCACTGGTTGAAATAATTGACCATGTCAAACAAGTCAATTAAGTCATTAATTTTGCCTTCTCTTGagcaatattcaaatttgtgtaTGGTTGCAGATTGTTATCAAAAGGATTTCTTATGAtcatgaatattaaaatattattttgaaatgagaCACCTAGAACTTGTAGAAGCATGACAGTAAGAAAACGAAGAAGGCCAGTTACAATGGCAGCGTCATGCTCGATGGTTTTACACAGCTTATTGCGCTCTTTCCAGCTTGGCGATTTTACTAGTTTCTTCTCGGGCCCAGAAGCATACAGACTGAGTTTACATTGTTCATTATTAATCTCTTATCTGATGTATAATCCGTTTTTTGAATCTTTCTACAGTATGTCAGAAATTGTGGCTTAGTATGTGTGATTAGTGCTTGAAATATTACAAATCTACTGctgtataataattgaaatagtgaGAATATTAGAAGATTTATTCAAGTTAATCTTGAATGTGACTATTTCACTACAATATAGTATAGAGCTTCTAGACTGGTATTGGTACCCATTCTAATATGATGCATTGAATGCTCTATGAAAGCATTCTGTTCATCAATACCAATAATACCAAATTTCTTGTTTAGACAGATTAATGAGCCCATGAAAGTTTtaacatttatttcattcatttaaaattttcatcatttcaagttgaaaacGATGTGGCCAACATTCAAAATTGAAGGGATTCTTTGCAATAAAGCTACTCTGGACGAAGAGGATCAAACAATGCTGGGAATAACATTGGTACTTTCAGGTGAGTAAGATAGGCTATtcattataacaataattgtataGTATGTACTCATTTTCGGTTGGGTAGTAAGGCAGTCTGTTATTGAATCCAATTGATACACCATACAGTAAACCTAATGCATACATTAGCCTGTATATTACTTCAACATAAcatgatatattatttcaataaaccATAATATAATACTGTCCTGTCTTTCCATTCTTTTCCactatttaaaaaacacttttgaagtggaaaCACTTTTTAGCAGTGGATATGTCTCGAACTGAAGAAACCGACTCTTATGTCAAAGCTATTGATGGTACAGTGAaaaggtccacattataataaaatgaataacattgaaaaaataggACAATTaaagcgttgtcgattctctgtgTTATCACTGCCATCTTTAGTATATAGTATAGGCTACCCGATatgatattcatttttactttccttgcactattaccataggtaaggaaagtattgctttctgaaaaaaattaaggtaccccaatttctaaatttctatacgtttcaaggtcccctgagttcaaaaaagtggtttttgggtattagtctgtatgtgtgtgagtgtgtatgtgcgtctgtgtacacgatatcttatctcccaattaacggaatgacttgaaatttggaacttaaggtccttacactataaggatccgacacgaacaatttcgatcaaatgtaattcaatatggcggctgaaatggcgaaaatgttgtcaaaaacagtgttttttcgcgattttctcgaaaacagctccaacgattttgatcaaaatcataacttgaaaagtcattgataagctctatcaactgctacaagtcccatatctgtaaaaatttcaggagcaccgccccatctatgcaatataatctatatatcaatatcatctatatataatctattcaatatggcggctgaaatggcgaaaatgttgtcaaaaacaggggttttcacgattttctcgaaaacggctccaacgattttgatcaaatcgttTCATACcaagaaaagtcattgataagctctatcaactgccacaagtctcatatctgtagaaatttcaggagcactgcatcatgtatgcaaagtttgattttagattctcaattatcaggcttcagatacaatttaaacaaaaaattccaagtggaaaagattgagcatagaaatctctgcaattaatgtccagtaacattttcacctaggaGGTCAAGGCCCTAAACGGGCTGTAGCACCacggagtaagtaagtaagtaacattttcacctaaaattgaaaataagctcgaaattctagaaaataagattattcaattgcaaactattagcaactgttgattctattaaatgattcactatgaagagatagcagacctagtatgtctccagcgttattgtcctgtcaccagctggctcagatctttgtttataagtagacttgagatgcccctgaacactagcgtcaggagatcaattttcataacggcaaggaaagtattgtgagtgcgccacaccagatttttaattcttgttgataataatcaatcatactTAGTCCAGGAACAAACTGgtaacgttgtggagctagacacggatagagctatctgctttgtctaatgacagacaaggatagcaatactaatgttaatcaggtgctgactttataacgcaCTATAGGGAGTGAATGTGGAGGAATAATTTATTGGTCgagtaatattttatttcaatataggTACGGTATCTTAATATATTAATTTGatacatacatttttattaaattagagTGTCTATTATTTAAAATGCAGTACACTTGAATTgcaaaaactattcaaataatttatagaaAAGTGCGacaagaagaagattgatttttATGAATACTGCTATCCTTTAATAatctaaaatttatattttgctATTAAATTCAGGCATTCTGACTTTATTGATAGCTTGAAAAGGTTTGTTTGTCAAAATTGATCATATATGTTTTGTGTTTCAGGTTTCTTATCAAGTCTTTTTAATGGCTGGCTTATCGGATGTCTGTTTTTGAGATCTGAGTTCCTGTCGCAGTTTCATTTATTGTTCATGAACTTGAGTATAGCGTGTCTTGGCCACAATCTTTTGGCTGGTTTCCCATTCCAAGGGACCTCAGCTATCTCCAGACGGTATATGCTCGTTAACATTCGTAATTACAGTTGGCTCATAGGTTTCATGTTAAATGCACATTGTTGAAAATCCACCAATAATTAGTATTGCACATAATGATAACCTTAATCATCTAGGTATAATGGGCTCCTACAAAATGgattcatatctcaaaaagtaattataaaaaaatccacagaaatgtattttattttgataacttgatagtATCCTAATCaagcattttttaaaattatcaacaataaaaagttttcaaaaaccTGTTACACAGCCTTAACAACAACAGAAAAAATACATAGATTGCTATATTATGTGGATTATTAATCCTGCTGGTGTCTGAACTTGATTTACACACGACTGCTAATGGTTACTTCCTGGCGTCTCACTGGTGGCCTAATGTAATAAGAGCCATAATATAGTTAAGAAAGTAATAAACTTTCAGGATATTTGAACTGCAAAATTACTCGTTCAGAAAACTTATTCAGATGATTTATCATGTCATGATAAACTGACTGTTTGACGAcgttttcacaatacaagaatgtagttataaaatgtttttcaattataatcgttaaatcaataggtaaaatatcaatttttaagattgtttaattttgaaaaaaatgcaaaTAAAATCTGTGTTCTCTCAGCAAAATTAATCATAATAGGATTTTCCGTAAATATAGGAATATCCTatttattctaggtacattgagaAGACCCAATACATGTAAGAaatattattcagtttattcTATTATCTTTAGTCTATAGAGCatagatcataaaaaatatgagCCATGGGATAGATTATTACTATCTCTACAGAAATCACATTTAGTATTTCATTCTACAATCATTATTTCTTTCAGCTGGTTGTTTGGGAAACACTGTTGTCAATTGTTCGCTTCCCTGGACAAATTCTTCAATAATGTTGAAGTTCTAGCATCAATCTTGATTATTTTGGAACGATACAGTTCAAATCATCTTGATAAACTAGGTAGGGTACCGTGTTGATTTCCTACTGTAACATATTATAATCTAAGGTTTTCAAgcgaaaaaatgtaaaatttcaaatacggACTtggtttacaaaatttcaatgtgggttttcaatgtttaaaattggggcatttttatattctcatcATTGGAGTATAGAAAAATGTCACGCAGTCATGCATCATAGTTATGCAAGGGCAGACATCTCTATCATAGTTGTTtaactaataaaaattaactTAACCTAGTTGGACAAGGACAGATGGATTGTCCATGCTTaacattttaattttgattatgaCTGGGATATGCAATAttgttatttccaataatttttattcaccaaTCATATTCTTCTGAAAAACTTACTGGAACATCCATGGTTTCAACCAGCGAAAATCCTATATATATTGACATTTCAAGGACTCATTTTTACGTTGAttgtacaatacaatacaatttcgTGTGAAAAGACTATTTAACATTAAGAATACAGCCGGCCTAACTATATAAATTTATGTAGGTTTTTTCCATAATGGATTGAAAAAATTACCTGTTAATGATCCAttctttgaattttatttgaaggAAACAAGTTCTACTTCTATGCTGTCCTATCTTCGTGGATTGCTTCAATGGTGTATGCCAGTCTACCATTCTTTGATATAAGCAAGTAAGAATCATTCATTATATTTGTATTACAAAGCAATAATCAAGTTTAGTGATAAGATTGGCTAAAAATTCTTAATTGGAAGCCACCCATAACCTCgagattattgaatttcttcacAGATATGACGTCAAATTCTCAGATATGGCGATGGGTATGTAACTGCTTCTCCAAATCCTCCATACCTCATAACTCAACCCTGTAGTtgtatttgttttgtaaatacTACTGATTTGAAATCCACAAGGCCGCAAATTGAAAGATCAAGCTTAGTTTTGTTGAATGTTATAGTTTTCCTGAATGacgaaaaaacaaaatacagaaataggTTTTGTACCCCTTCTTATTCTATCAATGACACCAAAATTGTAATACACAAATTAAAATGCCAAGGATAAGTGGTAAAAATTATACACGTGTAAAAGATGAGATCAAATGTGATAATTAACTGTGCGTGAATGATTGTAAtaatccaataaatgaataaaattatattttagagTTTTCCATCAGCAAATTTCCAATGTTGCAGATTTGTATGTGATGCAGCTGGAATATCATGCAGTCTTGATTGGCATCCTCAGAAACAAGTTGATCAACTCTACATTGCTGTGTACATCATCATCTCTGTTCTTCCAACTCTCGTAATGtaaatcatcaattatttttattaattatttatacatttaaatatttatttatacatttataagATTTCATTATACACAAATcactgcaattaatgtccagtaacattttcacctaggaGGTCAAGGCCCTAAACGGGCTGTAGCACCacggagtaagtaagtaagtaacattttcacctaaaattgaaaataagctcgaaattctagaaaataagattattcaattgcaaactattagcaactgttgattctattaaatgattcactatgaagagatagcagacctagtatgtctccagcgttattgtcctgtcaccagctggctcagatctttgtttataagtagacttgagatgcccgtgaacactagcgtcaggagatcaattttcataacggcaaggaaagttgtgtgagtgcgccacaccagatttttaattcttgttgataataatcaatcatactTAGTCCAGGAACAAACTGgtaacgtt
The sequence above is drawn from the Nilaparvata lugens isolate BPH chromosome 2, ASM1435652v1, whole genome shotgun sequence genome and encodes:
- the LOC111043973 gene encoding visual pigment-like receptor peropsin isoform X1; the encoded protein is MWPTFKIEGILCNKATLDEEDQTMLGITLVLSGFLSSLFNGWLIGCLFLRSEFLSQFHLLFMNLSIACLGHNLLAGFPFQGTSAISRRWLFGKHCCQLFASLDKFFNNVEVLASILIILERYSSNHLDKLGNKFYFYAVLSSWIASMVYASLPFFDISKFVCDAAGISCSLDWHPQKQVDQLYIAVYIIISVLPTLVICGLKIQEKCQKRKYNLRTDDDQITEAVTMMIILMQISWIPSGLVSLFSLINIRLPKALVFMAPIANTISTAIPFITIFCYDQEVRRKLLGTLQRRQGWKMRRLAIKKYRRNPSPCSIDDRSNSHC